The Halichondria panicea chromosome 10, odHalPani1.1, whole genome shotgun sequence region TGCTAGTATGCCCTCCATCTCTCCGTCTAAGCAGTTCCTAAAGGATGACTGTATTGGCCGAGCTGTGGTTGCCGGGGTAACAGGGGTGGAGTCCAACTTCCTCATACAGAGCACCGAGGGTGTTGACTGCTTCACTCATCCCGACTACCCAGCTATACTTGTATTCATGGAATATCTTTGTGCCCTCGAGGtacagagggggggggttTCAAGaaagtatcataattatactgttttactgtgggtgttttaatttggcaatttgGTGGATTTTACCAAAGATAGCTTTATTAACTGCCATATTAATCCACCTGACACAACGTtattgctgtagtagccacgCCTAAGTCagttcaaatggctcattcgcCAATTTTTCCCGATTATACAAAATTCCATTTTTATGCATGGGGAGTCCctgtgtctataattattgtatgttcCTGTGATTGTCTCTGTTCCATTCTGCCAGGGTCCCATGTGGCGTCAGATACGTGGAATGGGGCTCTCTTATCACTACAGTATGTCCGCTAGCCCAGAGAGCGGTAaattgacctttgtactctaCAAGTCTTCTCAACTCGTGCGGGCATACGAAGTTGCCATGGAGATTATGGTACGTCCTACATACGTACAGTTTATGTAAACTCAAACATTACAGCACATGTTTTTCATTGGCTTAATTGTGCATTCCTGTTACTTAGTCTTTACTGCCTAATCTGCCTCTCTGCCTGTTTGTGTGTAGGGTGGTTTTGTGAGTGGCAGTACATTGTTTGAGATGGGTGAGCTAGAGGCTGCTATCAGTGGCGTCATCTATGAGACCATACAACGAGAGAAGACGGTGTCCAGCTGTGAGCAAGAGGCCACACTCAACTATATCAAGCAGTTGGAGCAATCGTACAACAAGTGAGCTAGTTCACACCAGCACACTATAGATTGTAGTGCACTAGCAACGGAGTATTTCCACACAGTAAAACCATTTTCTCAAGTATGAAGATTTTTTTAGCCTGTAACTTGTAGCTAGTAGTATTGATGGCATATGATGTATGATgtgatattattatagtagcgTAAtattctccccccccccccccctctaggAAGCTGCTCTCTCTTGTGGCCAAGGTGACGGTGGACGACTTGAAgagagtgggcggggcttacTTTACTCGGCTGTTTGACCATGCCCACACCACTACGGCTGTGTGCTGCAACCCCAGTAAGGTCACAGAGGTCAAGGAGGGACTGGAGAAGTGAGAGcagcacagtgtgtgtgttgtgtagtgCCCGAGGGCTCTTGTGGTTTAGGAAGTGTTTGTACAAAACATCAACACTAATTGTGTTGCTTACCTACCCCCTATTACCATACTGTGTTGCCATGGTATTAACCCCTTCCCCTCGTGCAGGTGCGGACTAAACGTGGAGTGCTTATCAAACCTTTCTAAACTATCAGCTATTtaactgtataataattattagcaataaTGATTTATTTGGAACTGATTTGTAATCATTTGTATGACAAGAGGGcgtaattattgcatgcattgaCAATTTACACTGTTAGTGTATAATATCCAATCATATAAAATTATTGAATTTATGTTGAATCTTGCAAGACTGCATATGATGGTTACTTGTGCAGTATAAACACTCCTTGTGGTGACACCTGTCTCCTTAGAAACCTGCTGGTTAGGGGGTAACCCGTGAACACACACTCAAAGAAATGCTTGTGCACGGCTATATTCACAGCTGGCATGTTACAGTTCAAGTGAGGAGGGGTGGTGTTAAGATAAGCGACAACTCTAGTCAATACCGTCAGCATGAGGTCCCTAGAGCCTCCAATAACACCAGCATTGTATACAGTGTTCAtctgtgtcagtgtgtgtagGCCTCGCTCCACAGAATAATCACTAAAGCAGTTAGTGAGACGTTCGTGCATCCATGGCATGGTTTCCATGCTCGGGAAGATGTCGATATCTGTTCCAATGTATAACCATTCTCCCAGTAAATGCATGAGCTTGAAAGGGTCCATTTGAAATTCAACATCTGATACATCAGTTAGGAGTACATGGCGAATGTCCGAATGGTGTTCCAGATACTTGAGGTAGGAGTAGAAACGAGCATCATTGGTACTACGTCCCTTTAGAGAGGGCACATACTCGAAGCTCACCCCGGGATGGTTCTGGGTTAGTTTGTGCTGGAACTCCGGGCCTAAACCATCATGGAATATCACTGCAGACATGTCTAGTCTCACTACACTCTTGTACCAGTCACTGATGTACGAGAAACGGTTTGGTTGCTTGTGTGTTCCCCTCTGGGCATCTACCTCGCTGGTGAAGTATGAGGTGAGGACAACGTTTCTAGTAGCCATCTCTTGAGAGGATTCGAATGCTTTAGCCCAAGACAGTGTCTTCATCACTCCTCTACCAATGGTGTGCAGTTGATTCTTGTCAATTTTCAATTTAGTCCAAGAATTAATTGTGTCTTGAGTCTGCACAAATTCTGCATCTAAATGTAGTTCGTTAATTTTTACTGTTAGAGGAATGTCTTGTGTTAAACAACTACCCAGATCAAATACTTCACAGTTAGTTCTGTGAGATCTGGCAATAGCTCTGTACAATATGTCCACCACATCATTGATATACCAACATAGCTCCAACCGACGGCTCCCtgtagtgtgtccatcactGGCTAGTGTGTGGTACCAGGACAGTGCTGCATCACTCCACGGCCCATACACACCGCCCACTCTCAGTATTGTCATGGGAACACCGTACACACTGTGATACGAAGACAGTAATAGCTCAAACGTGTCTGTCCAAGTTCTGTGGAGAGCTGGTGTCTCAGTCAAGTCTGATATTAGCATCACTTCCGTGCATGGTGATCGTTTGTGTGTCAATTCCAATAATTTGACAAATTCCTCAGCTTTGTGTGAATTCTGCCGTGAGTCACTCCCCGTGTCCAGGGTAGGCACGTACACTATTACTGTATCTTCTGATAAATGCGTCATTAGTTTTCTCTCCAGTTGTGTTTCATTAGATGGGTCGATAATTTCTATGGCTACTCCGGAAGCTGCCAACTGCTCCTTCCGATACCAGATCACCCTGTCCTCTAGTCTAGTATCACTGATACTGGCAAAGCCGTACACAGTGAGTCCGTTAGCAGTCAGGTGAGCAGCTAGTCTCGAGCCAACGAATGAGAGAGCCCCTGCGATGATGACATGACGGGGGGtctgactgtggggggtactgCACGAGGCCAGAGTGGGCTGACAGAGACGAGAGTGGGACGATGGGCCGACATTGGTTATTGATGGTTGGTTATCTTCAACCCCCAAGCCTGCAAGAAAACAAATAAATATGCTGACAATTTCACCACAATCACAATATAGAGTTTAGATAAATATAAATTCACGTTATAGCAAGTAGTTGAAACGCAGACATTATACATAGAACGTTTTACTAGCTATTGCCCAAACCATGCCACCAACTCTATCTCAGATGTGATGAAAGACCAGCCCTGATTGGTTCTGTCTGTAGAGTACTCACTGAGATGGTTGAGCTCCACCAGGACTGTGAGGCCATACAGCAAGGCCACCAGCACcagcacacacaacacacacttcCTTCTCATCCTTTAACGTACTCTAGCTCGTCTCCACGGCTGCAGGTACACCACTCCTCAGTGTACAAGCACCAGTACAGTGTAAAGGGGCCTGCCTTAGACTCCAGCAAGaatgggggtggggctcgtaGCTGTGCTGAGGCCAGTGAGGGGCTTTCCCCACAGAGAAGACTGAAGCTGAATGTATATGCACATACATTTGAAGGGGTTGACCACAGTTATACCACCACTGTGTGCCCTCTAGGCTCATGAGGTAAAGGAACTAGCTACAGTACCAGAGATACTGGATAGATGGCCACTAGAGACAGATCATCTCGGAACAGGTAAAATCTAACATCCCatattttaataataataaaagtCCAATTTCTTAACTCTATAGATCCAGAGACGGAGGGCCAAGTGATTCCCACGACCGCaagagaccacacccaccatcctCCCCTGAGAGACGCAAGTTCCATCGGCACCACTCCCCCACGAGAAAGTACTCTCGTAGGTCCGGTCACTCCCGTGGCCATGAGGGCGACCAATCAGATCGCAGACGCAGGACGTTAACTCCGCCCACTTTGCTGTCAGTGGATGAGGTTGTTCCAAGTTTTGGGTCGGCCTCATATACTGGTAGTCATGGCAACTCGGACAACTGGAAGATGGGAGATCTTGTTATATGTTCGCTGAATGAATTGTACTACACCCAAAAGACTGTGGAAGGAgttagtgtgagtgtgtgtgcgtgtgtgagtgtgtgcgggtgtgagtgtgtgcgggtgtgtgtgtgtgagtgtgtgtgtgtgtgtgtgtgtggtgtgtgtgtgtgtgtgtgtgtgtgtgtgtgtgtgtgtgtgtgtgtgtgtgtgtgtgtgtgtgtgtgtgtgtgtgtgtggtgtgtatgtggtgatGATCTATAGCTCTCTGTGTGTTATCCATACAGATCCTTGGCCCCACCCACCAGCTAGACGAGCTCCACAAGACGTTCCGAATGTCCCTCCTCAcgccctcacaccctcacaccacccccacacccaccattGAAGCAACCTCTAATGATAACCCCACCATTACTGAAGCTGAGGTACACCAAGAGAAAGACTGTGATGGAGCCAGTCTTCTTACAGAGGAGAGTGAGGTACACCAAGAGAAGGACTGTGATGGAGCCGGTCTTCCCACAGAGGAGAGAATAGTGGATCCCAATATACCATACAATACAGTTAATGAGGTGAGTACATAACAATTATACTGAGAATATTATGCTTCATTTGTTCTCAGACCCCCTCAGTGCCTGTGTGTCCCATCTCCACTGGACCATGGTACACCTATTCCATGAGTGTATCACCTGACACTAACTTCAAGGTAAAGTAAGATGGCTTTATATCTCCCTCTAATGTACACAGCAGGTTAGTCAGTATAATGGATAACAGCATATAACAGACAAACTAAACAGCGGCTATGTCATGATATGTGATAGTTGTACTTATCCTCTAGACTGGACTGACCACCATCACATCTGATACTGGACGGCTGTATAAGTTCCGAGGATTCCTGCTgctcacccacacaccactGCCCTCAGTAAGCATTGCTATGGCAGCTAGCTGTACAAACTGCACAAACTTGTATTCCTGGTGGTATCCAGGGCCTACCAGTGTGTCGGTTCCAACGCTACTCTGGTATTCACCAGCTGGAGCTCTCCCCCCTCACAACACAAATCGTGAGTACAACCTTTCACTCAATGCCCATAGATATTCCACTATACTTGCATTCTAAACTATGGATTTCCGaaagtaccgttgatccaatgccGAAATTTTTATtatattctgaaagcttagaaagagatctttcaaatgatgtgttttaatccaaaatttcgtcggggccataatttgtcatttttcggcctcggaccatgggctattattcatggtatcgccaaattggcaaatacttttatctctcaaatatgaactttgatgacaccatttgaaaggtctccttctaagctttcagaaaatcagaaaatcattgaaattggatccacggaattcaagttatggcagctgaaagaatccCCGAACATTGGAAGGGGGTTGTAGTTACTTGAACATTGGAAGGGGGTTGTAGTTAGTTGAACATCCATAACTTTAGTCTACGCTGCTCTGTACACTATTCTACACACTAGAGGACAATTAGTCTAACATTTCTACTTCTTGCTTTTTTTAAGTGAGGTGAAAACAGTTGCACAGCAGATAAGTATAGTCATGCTGTTAGTTGAAGAGTGTATCCATCACAGGTGTTCACAATGGAGGACGTGTTGTTGTTCAACGAGTACTTGTTAATGAGGCTACTGGAACTGTACGACCTGGTCAGAGGTAACTCAGTGTAGTGGGGCATTGCTTGTCTGTGTCATCTCCACCATTTCAGAGCTGAGGCCATTGTTGGGTGAGGGAGGATTTCTGCCTCTCTTTATCAGTGACTCTGGAGGTACATAGCAACTAACCACTCCCTCTGCCTGTATGATATACACACGTTTGAAACCATTCCCCTCCTCCTATTCTTCCGTAGTCTCTCAGGAGGTGCTCTCAATGGCGGAGGTGTTGAAGTTTCTCCTGGATTCGTATCAACCCCTTAGTGTTAAAGGTCAAAGTTTGAAAGGTCAACTGATTACTGACTTTAACAGGAGGCCACATTGTTTCCGTGCCGACGATACTCATCACATCAAATCAGGCGAGGGGAAATTCAAGGTAAAGATTTAATAGTTACACTGTGTCATGTAGCTAGTGATACGTTCACTGAAGGTTCTTTCTAAACAACAGGCAATTCATATTCTGTTCCCCTGTTGCTAGGTTGGTCACCAGTGTCGTCAATGCTCCAGAACCAAGGGCCACAAACACCAGAGGTGAGCCAGCGACTATGTGTActatgtgtactgtgtgtgtgtgtactgtgtgtgtgtgggtgtgtgtacatgtgtgtgtgtaatatgtgtactgtgtgggtgtgtgtgtgtgtactgcagTGTTAAGAAGATCAAGACGCAGTACTACCATCTACTGAGCAAGAAGAACAGAGGGTGAGTGTAAGTTCATTGCAGTTCTCTCGGTGGTGGTTTGCCTAGTTTAATAGCCTCCTCCCCCTCTTGGAGcaggtgtgcgtgtgtgtgggtgtgggtgtgggtgtgtgtacactgtgacTGTATCTGTGTTACCTTATGTGCAGGAGGTTGACTAGAACTGAGCACTTTAACTTTGTTGAGCTTCGACAACAAATGGAGAGCCATGAAGCAGATACTGGGGGAACGAGGGGACAGCAGGAGGTGCTCTGGTTGCCTAGCGATGGGTTCAACAGCACAGGACTGTACACGGACATCGTACAAGTAGGTTGTCGATAATTAATATTCAATTATTATCTCTCttaatagctataatttatggcAATATGCCTACACTGTTCAATTATGTAGTGTTActtccacacccacacacaccaccacccacacacccacacccacacacacagcacgtGCTCCTCCTCTCCACACTGGGTCATCACCTCGTGTTTCATCGCTCCCTGGCCACTCTCCAGAAATCCCTCGGCTACACATTCACAGACCACACCCTCCTCCACCGTGCCCTTACACACCCGTCCACCACCACCCTAACTCATCAGCCAGCGGAGGATAATATTAAAACTGTCTTATCTAATTGTGGGCTACTTCAACCCGTGTACGTGGGCGGAGCAGGTCCCACTGTGGCCAAGGGGTTAAAAGGACTCATGAATTCGTTAGAAGGTGGAGAtaaaggggtgtggcttgagCATTACGAGCAGTTGGAGTTCCTAGGAGATGCAGTACTCGAGTATATCACAAGGTACGTTATATCCTGCCCTCATGGtaaccgtatagcgggaagtATAATTGTTCACGAATTGACAATTTTTGTGATTTTTGAGGATAGCTAGCAGCGTTTTTAGTGGACCCTTGTATATTAAACATGCATTTTCGTGGAAATGTTGGCTCTCGactatattatacagtatgtcattgtgtgtgtgctacccttaccccccacatacacacacgaaACATCACCCCCccctacatgtgtgtgtgctactcttaccccccacatacacacacgcaacaTCACCCCCCCCTACAgtatgtcattgtgtgtgtgctactcttaccccccacatacacacacgcaacaTCACACCCCCCCTACAGTATGAGATTGTACCACATGGCTCCACCCTACTCAGTCGGTCAGCTAAACCACGAGAGACAACTGTTGATTAAGAATACTCGGCTCTGGCAGTTGGCCTCGAGGCTAGGTCTAACAGACTATATGCTCGTCAACAGGAAGGTGGAGGGTTGCCAGGAGCATGCTGGGGCTAACTGCCTGGAGGCATTACTAGGAGCAGTCTACCTTGATAGTGGAGATGTGGAACAAGTGGACCAACTGTTTGCAAGACTAGCATTCCCTGAgcaggtgggtgtgtggtgtggtgtgtggtgtgggcgtgtgtgtgtggtttgtgtGCGACTATGCATGGTATTATGTAGGAGGGTTTTGAGCGATGGACAAAGCAGAGCAAGCATCCACTAAAGGAGGAACATCCCGACGGAGACAGACATCTTGTCCAGCAAAGTGAAGAGCTgcaggtttgtgtgtgtgtgttgccaGCTTTGATGGTCCATACCATTAAATACAAATGTTAAAATTGAATCACcaaaactctagttacagaccCAACTCTAAATACAGGGGACCCCAGTGTTAAAtatagcatctttgaacggtaactttagttctgttggtccaataatgttgactttctgaaagcttatagATTTCAGGTGATGTGTTCAAAGTGTATTTTGGGGCTTTTTCCGAAAAtgaagagctccttctaagctttcagaaagtTACATTCTTTTTATAGAGTATTGTGGggttggaggagaagctgagGTTAGAGTTCACTCACGTCCGACTCCTGGCCCGAGCATTCACTCATTCCTCTCATCCAgacaatgacatcatcaggTAACCTCCCTCTACAGTGCTCGCTAGCtctatgtacagtgtatggacatgtacagtgtatggaCATGCTCCATACGTAACAGTACGTATATTAACGCTACGTCCATAATAACTGCTTTATCCATCATTTTACTTTTATCGATCACGCAGGGGTAACTACCAGAGGCTGGAGTTCCTTGGTGATGCCATTCTTCAGTTCCTCGTATCCAAGCACGTCTACCATCACTTCCCTAGTCACCACGAAGGCCACCTCACTGTACGTGCAGCATGCAGTCAAACTATATACCGTACAATAATACAGTCGATGCAATTTACTATATAAGCGTCAAAATAAGCAAAGAATAATTTAATTGTAGACATTGCGAATTGCTCTGGTTCATAACAAGCATCTGGCAAGTCTGTGCAAAGATCTTGGCTTTGATCAATACATCATCACTAGCAAGACAGAGGTGAGAATAATGACCGCCATTGCTGGAGCTAGGGAGAATGAGCTCCCCCCCTCACAGAAACTTGACCTGAGTGTGAAGCTACAGGCGGACGTGGTGGAGTCATTCCTGGCTGCCCTCACGTTAGACAAGGGACTGTCTGAAACTGAGAAATTCTTGGAGGAATATTTATTTCCGAAACTACtggtgtgtataattatatatagctccGTTAGTTGTGGGGCATGTGGATTGAATGCACCAATCATGTGTACACCAGCAGATCTGTTAGTCACcctcacatgcatgtagttgtGATTGCAGCTCACTCGGAAGTTTGGGCcgaataattatcataaaaaatagcgggtaattttcgtgggataaaaaaattcgttcaactcgaaaaacggtggttttcgtgagcaaaaatttcgtttagtctcgtggctgcactgcattcctatgttccggtaagccacacctacgttaaaatttcgtggaggtcagcttgcccacgaaaataacgaatattttaccccacgaaaattacccgctatacggtaatttacTAAAAAATAGAGGTAATACCTATAGATTGAGTGTAGTGAAGTGTGGTTACTTATGTAAGCAGTCAAGCAGTTTTTGGTACGTCAGGAGTGTatcatacactcctggtacAGTGTATTTACTATTTTCCTATAGTGACTGCAAAGGGCACTACGCCTAAGCTAAGTGGAGGAGGGACCAAATATTAACAGTTTTGCACTCTGTATTTATCGCTAGTGGTTGTGGTTGTATGTTGTTTGCAGGAGACTGTGCGTGGCTCTCAAATGGTGGATGCTAACACTAGACTGCACCAGGCGACCACCTACACATGCAAGCAACAGGGAGTATCGTTAGAGCTGCCTATATACAAGTGAGATGAGAGCATCTCTttgcattttgagtgattttgtgtgtgttgctTTATTTCAGAGTTTTGGCTCCTGGTGGAACTGCTTCAAATCCTGAATTCACTGGTAATCTGTTAATTAAATTGTTGATTTATTGACAATTTCCTTGTGACAGTTTCCGTGTTTTTTGAGAAGAAGAAGATTGGTACCGGGACTGCGGGgaggtgtgtgggcgtgtgggtgtgtgggtgtatgtgtgtgtgtgtgttacgtGACCCCCATTGCTTGCAGTATCAGAGAGGCTAGGAGAAGAGCTGCTGAGGAAGGTCTCAGAAGCAGTGAGTTGTTTGTATGAAGCCAGAACCTATCTGTATATGAAGCTATGGCAACAATCTTGCAGCCAGTTTAATAACTAACTAATGAAGCCATGAAGGCTGTGAACGCCAATTTAATTGGAAGCTTGTGATAAATGATAAATTTAGTGTCCTGGAAGCTTGGATGGCAGGCCACAGACAAGTATGTGCATGACACACTTGATCTTTCTTGCATGTGCAGGTTTCGTGAGGATTCCTCCATCTCTCAAAGTACTCATGGAAGATTCCCACAAAACAGAACAATGAGCTAGCAATTTACCACAGCACTGCCAAGAATTTACTTTGGCTTCACTAATAACGTGTGGGTTGGGGTTTTGTTTGCACTTACAATTTAATATTACTGTACagtttatgcatgtacacgtagtgAACAAGCTATGTGGTTTAATAGTAGCATGAGCAGCAGTCAGTAGTGATGGTGATGGTGGCAGCACAGGGAAAGCAAAGAAGGCGCTACCTATCCTCCTCGCCATCCCTACCAAGACACGGGGGCGGTGGACGGTTGCTACTGAGGCTACTAAAGCTAGGAGCTATTTGCCTGTTTCTGCAAGTATCGTGTGCAACTGCAGCTGTACTGCTGCCGTACAGTGGCGACGGCTCGGGGGATGATGATACTTTACAACCTGATGACGGGAGCGGCGACTTTGTGGGCTCTGGAGAATATGCATTCACTACAGAAACACCTTCTGCACAAACTGATGGAGAAGGTAGCTAGCTTGGGTGCATGTGcagtgtatctgtgtgtgtgtaagagGTGCAATAAACCTGGGTTAGAaagaaaaattattactactgGAGAAAGCATTTTGGCACGCGGAGGGCGGGGCTGGGCGCTCTCTGCGCATGCGAAGTAGTGTCCTTTGTTCTATGTGAACAATGCGCCGGCCTCTAGTGGCTAGGCTATGGTTGTTTTAGGAACACCTGATGGTAACCACACTCTTTCCTTTTGCAGGTTCTACTCCACAAACTCCCACGAACAAACCGAAGCTGGTCTTCAAAGCTATAAACCTACTGGAGGACTTCAGTATAGGAACTGCACCCACATTCACAATAGTCTCCTTAGAGAAATACGTTAATGAAATTTTAAGCAACTCTACTGCAGCTAGAGCCACTCTTCTTCCACCGACCTTCATGCTGACTCTCGCCTTCCGACCAGACAACAATACGGCTCTCAAACTAGTATCATCCATGTCCGTACTGCATAATGACGATAATCCTTTATTAGCGCCTGATATTGTAACAAATTCTTCACAGCCAATTCAAAACCCAACTGACGAATTTGCTGCTCTCCTTCTAAGTACAGCTGCCACATATCTCCATAGAGATAGATTCTACACTTTGTGGGAGGATGTGAGTAGCTCTGCACGGCATTCTCTCGTGTTCATGGTTACCAATGGCAGCATTAGCACTTGTTTAGATGGTGATTTCAGACCTGCTAATCCCGGTGTCGTTTTGTGGGAGGAGTTCAGTTTAGGGCAATCGAATGAGCAACAAATGGTACAATTCTCCAGCTATCTGCATTCAATGAATTCTCTGGTAaatggtgtgggcgtgtgtgtggtgtgtggtgtgtgagagtgtgatTGTATGGTGAGATTAATAATTGTTATTCTACTTCAGGGTATTCTTTGTGGCGCCAGTGTTCTTCCTCTCCATGGCAACGACCAACCTGATGCAAGCATGTGTTATTCACAACCCCACCACCAATGTCAAGAGGTGAGAGAGTGGTGTGGGTAGAACAATCATCTATtaatatattaattatgttaCATAATAATCATCTGCAGGTTCCTGAAAGTGTTAAAACTGCCAACCCCTACACTAAAAGTGGTGACCCTGGTTACAATCCCTACACCTCCTATGATCCTTACAAAGTGAGCACTGAGAAGATCAACACTTGACTGTCATTACCTCGTTACCACCTTACACTCATTATCACTCCATTGTATGctaacccagaggaggtacacaGGAGTACCTCAACAGTaaagtcattgttgcatgtgtccgacctcctctgatactacccctcacacactacCCCTCGTGCACTACCCCTCGTGTACTACCCCTCACACATTACCCCTCGTGCACTACCCCTCGTGCACTACCCCTCGTGTACTACCCCTCGTGTACTACCCCTCACACATTACCCCTCGTGCACTACCCCTCGTGCACTACCCCTCGTGTACTACCCCTCACACATTACCCCTCGTGCACTACCCCTCGTGTACTAACCCTCGTGTACTACCCCTCGTGCACTACCCCTCATGCACTACCCCTCGTGCACTACCCCTCGTGTactacccctcacacactacccctcatgcacacacacagccctgGCCAGACTTAC contains the following coding sequences:
- the LOC135342647 gene encoding uncharacterized protein LOC135342647, whose product is MRRKCVLCVLVLVALLYGLTVLVELNHLSLGVEDNQPSITNVGPSSHSRLCQPTLASCSTPHSQTPRHVIIAGALSFVGSRLAAHLTANGLTVYGFASISDTRLEDRVIWYRKEQLAASGVAIEIIDPSNETQLERKLMTHLSEDTVIVYVPTLDTGSDSRQNSHKAEEFVKLLELTHKRSPCTEVMLISDLTETPALHRTWTDTFELLLSSYHSVYGVPMTILRVGGVYGPWSDAALSWYHTLASDGHTTGSRRLELCWYINDVVDILYRAIARSHRTNCEVFDLGSCLTQDIPLTVKINELHLDAEFVQTQDTINSWTKLKIDKNQLHTIGRGVMKTLSWAKAFESSQEMATRNVVLTSYFTSEVDAQRGTHKQPNRFSYISDWYKSVVRLDMSAVIFHDGLGPEFQHKLTQNHPGVSFEYVPSLKGRSTNDARFYSYLKYLEHHSDIRHVLLTDVSDVEFQMDPFKLMHLLGEWLYIGTDIDIFPSMETMPWMHERLTNCFSDYSVERGLHTLTQMNTVYNAGVIGGSRDLMLTVLTRVVAYLNTTPPHLNCNMPAVNIAVHKHFFECVFTGYPLTSRFLRRQVSPQGVFILHK